A region of the Amycolatopsis sp. cg13 genome:
CCGGGTCCGCCAGTGCGGCCGCTCCACCGGACGCCGATCAGCCGGGATTCGCACCGTGTGCGGCCGGGCCGGGCCAAGCGCCGCCCTCAGCCGAGGCCAGTGCGATGCCCGCAGCTGCGCGGTGTGCTGGCTCAGTACGAGATCCAGCGGACGACCGGTGTGCTCCGGCGCGGCGGGAGTCCGGCCAGCGCGCAACGGCAGGTGGATGACCGTATGCCGGGACCGCGCGGCCAGCAGCCACAACGCCCCGATCCGATACGCCGCGCGGCGGTCGACGCACATTTGCGGATACCGGTCGTTTTCGTACAACACCGCGGTATCCAGAGCGGGAGCAGGGCGCAGCACCCGCCACTCCCGGCCGTCGAGCCGGGCGTGGCGGAGCTGCGCCCGCACTTTCATGGCCACCGAATCCTCCTGCAGAGAGCGGAACTCTCCAGGATCCCGCGGCCAGGCAAGCGAATTTCAGTGCCGGTCGGCCTCGGCCAGCGCGCGGTGGTTCGCCTGGATCTGGTCCCACGCCTTCGGCTTCGCCGGAGCAGCGGCGAACGCCCGGGCCGCGACCGTCCCATTAGGACCGACGGCAGGCTTGCCCTTGGTGAACAGCCAGGTCTGGAACAGCTCCTGCAACGGCTTGCCCGACACCTTCTCCGCGAGCGCCACGAAGTCCGGGATCACCGCCGCCTTGCCCGCCTTCGCGACCTGCCACTGCTGCAGGATCGAGAAGAACGCGTCGTCGCCGACCGTCTTGCGCAGCGCCTGCACGGCCATCGCGCCCCGGTCGTACACGGCGCGGTCGAACTGCTTCGGCTCGCCCGGGTCGCCCGGCAGGACCTGCCAGAACGGGTCGTCGGCGGCGTAAGAGTCGTACGCGTACTGCGCGAGTTCCGCGGTCGTGCCCTCGCCCTGGTGCTCGGACCACAGGTACTCGGCGTAGGACGCGAAGCCCTCGTTCAGCCAGATGTCGCTCCACTTGCCCAGCGAAACGTTGTCGCCGAACCACTGGTGTGCGTTCTCGTGCGCGATCAGCGTGGTGTTGGAGCCGGCAGCGAAGTTGCGCGCGCCGTACGTCGGCCGGGTCTGGTTTTCCAGCGAGAAGGTGATTCCGCTGGTCACGACGCCGCCCTCGGCCTCGAACGGGTAGGGCCCGAACTTCGACGCCAGGAACTCGTCGACCTCCGGCGTCCGCTCCACGCTCGCCTTGGCCGCGTCGAGCGAGTCGCCGAGATCCGCGCCGTAGGCGGTGATGAACGGCTTGCCGTCCGGCGTGGTGGACTGGACCACGTCGTACTTGCCGACGATGAACGACGTCAAGTAGGTCGCCTGCGGCTTGGTGCTGCGCCAGTTCCACCGCGTCCAGCCCGCGCGCTTCTTGGTCTTGCGCACGAGCGTGCCGTTCGTGATGGCGGAGAGGCCGTCGGGAGCCTCGATCGACACGTCGTAAGTCGCTTTGTCGGTCGGATGGTCGTTGGAGGGGAACCACCACTGCGCGCTCTGCGGCTCGTCGACGCCGAGCGCCCCGAAAGCGCCCTTCTTCCACGTGTTCAGTCCGCCGACCTTCTCCGTCGACGGGCTGTCGGAGTAGCTCACGACGACCGTCGCGGACTGGCCCTTCAGCAGCGGCTGCGCCGGGGTGATCACCAGCTCGCCGTCGCCGTTTTGGTTCGCGAACTGCGCGGGCCGGTTGTTCACCAGCACGTTCGACGCCTTGAGCGCGAAGTCCAGGTCGAACCGCGAGAGGTCCTGCGTCGCGGTGAGCAGCAGCGTCGTGGTGCCCGACAGAACGTCGGTCTCCGGCTGGTAGCTCACGCGGATGTCGTAGTGCTGCACGTCGGTGCCGCCGTTGCCGGCGTTCGGGTAGTACGGGTCGCCGACGCCGGGCGCGCCCGGTGCCGGCACTGCCGAAGCGGTGCCCGCCAGCAGCACCGTCGCGACTCCAGCCGCAACCGCCCCGATCCCGGCCCGAGTTCTCGATCGCATTGTTCCTCCAAGGTGGCCAATGCGACCGAACGTATCCACGTGAGCACCTGGCAGGTACGTCCGAACGACGGGTTCTTACCCACTGGGAAGATCACCCGGATTCGGCGATCCACCACGCGATGGCGATCGGGATGCCGTACAGGATCGGGCCCGCGTACAGCCCCGGCCACGGCCCCCACCCGCGCCGCACGGCCAGCCCGGCCATCGCGAACGAGCCGCCGATCGCGGCGAACCAGCCGACCCACGGCAGCGAGGCGACCGCCTGCTGCCCGGCCGCACTGCAGATCGCCCTGCTGTCCCCGGCGAAGCAGTTGTCGCTGGCCAGCACCAGAAACGACGAGAAATACGAGCACACCAGCCCGATCAGGGCCAGCGCCGCCACCGCCGCGCTGAACCAGGCCCACCGGCCTCGCGGGCGCAGGTCCGCCTCGTTCACGAAATCCCCCATTTTCACCGGCCCCCGCCGGTTAAACCGTCCCCACCGCTTCCGCGACCGCCGACTTCAGCCGCGCGTGGAGATTCCGGTGCTGCGCCCGGTCGACCCGGACCTCGACCACCCGCAGGCCCGGTGCCGGCTGCAACGCGGCACGGAATTCTTCGACCGTCTCGGCCACCACGTGCGGCACCCGGTAGCCCGCGCACAACGCGCCCAAATCCGCGCCGTGCGGCGTGCCGAAGACCCGCTCGAAGCTCGCCGAGTGTTCCGGCGCACCCTGCTCCAGCAGCGAGAAAATGCCGCCGCCGTCGTCGTTCAGCACCACGATCGTCAGGTCCGGCAGCTGCTCCGCGGGCCCGGTGAGCAGGCCGGACGCGTCGTGCAGGAACGTCAGGTCGCCGAGCAGCGCGTACGACGGCGCGCGGTGCACGGTGGCCGCGCCGATGGCCGTCGACACCGTGCCGTCGATCCCGGCGACGCCGCGGTTGCGGTGCACCAGGACGTCCGGACGCAGCCGCCCGGCCAGCGCGACATCGCGCGTCGGGTTCGAGGAGCCGACCACCAGCAACGCGCCCTCCGGCAGCGCGTCGACCAGCTCCGTCGCGACCCGCACGCCGCTCGGCCACGGCTCGGCGGCCAGCGCCGTCGAGACCGCTTGGCTGGCCGCGGCGTCCGCGCGCTGCCAGCTCGCCAGCCACTCCGGGTCCGCGGGCTTCGTCGGCTCGGCGAACCACTGCCCGACCTGGCGGACGTTGTGCGCGGGCGCGGGCCAGTCCGAATCCGGCCGCACCAGCAGCACCTCGACCTCGGGGTCCGACAGCACCTTCTGCACCTGCCGGAACACCGTCGGACGGCCGAGGCACAGCACCTGCTCGGGACGGTGCCGCGAGATGAACTCCTCGACGCCCAGCAGCCAGGCGCCGGACGACATCGCGGTCGCGCCGGACAGGCCTAGCCCGCCGGTCTCCGAAACCACCGGCCAGCCGTGCTGTTCAGCCCATTCGCTGGCCGCCTGCGCGCCGGTGTCGCACGCGATCACCAGGCCGTGCCGCGCCGAGGGCACCACGAACGAGGGCAGCGCGCCGAAGTCCGGCAGCTCGGTCCAGCGTTCGCCGTCCGGGCGGCCTTCGAGCGATTCGTACCACTGCCCGTCATCGTCGAGATCCGGAACGAGCGGTTCGCGGAACGGGATGTTCAGGTGCACCGGCCCGCAGCGCCACTCGCCGTACGCGGCGTTCCACGCGCGGCAGATCTGGCTGCGCCAGTAGGAGTTCTGCCCGGCCCGGCGCTCGGCGACGGCCAGCTCGTCGAAGTAGCGGACCGCATCGCCGTACAGCTCGTACTGGTTGATCACCTGGCTCGCGCCCGCGGAACGCAGCTCCGGCGGACGGTCGGCGGTGAGCACGATCAGCGGCACACCCGCCCGGTCGGCCTCCAGCACGGCCGGGTGGAAGTTCGCCGCCGCGGTGCCGGAGGTGCAGACCACCGCCGCCGGACGACCGGTGCGCGCCGCGATGCCGAGCGCGAGGAACGCCGCGCCGCGCTCGTCGATGCGGACGTGCAGCTTCAGCCGTCCCGAAGCGGCGGCGTCGTAGAGCGCGATGGACAGCGGCGCGTTGCGAGATCCTGGACACAACACCACGTGCGACACGGTGTTGCGGACGAGTTCGTCGACGATGACCCTGGCCTGCGCGGTGGAGGGGTTCACCGGCAGACCTCCGCTTGAGCGCCGTCCGGCCGGCCCTCTCCGGCAGCGGCGTCCGGCACAGCGATCATGTCCACAGGTCCTATTCTCCCAAACGTGGATGACGCCCGAGTTTCCGAGCTGTTCGACCCCGCCGCCTGGTCCGAGGTCGAAGGGTTCTCCTTCACCGACATCACCTACCACCGTTCGCGAGACGCCCGCTCCGGCAAACGGGTGGTCCGGATCGCTTTCGACCGTCCGGAGGTCCGCAACGCCTTCCGCCCGCACACCGTCGACGAGCTCTACCGGGCGCTCGACCACGCCCGGATGAGCTCGGACGTCGGGTGCGTCCTGCTCACCGGCAACGGCCCGTCGCCCAAGGACGGCGGCTGGGCGTTCTGCTCCGGCGGTGACCAGCGTATTCGCGGACGCTCCGGGTATCAGTACGCGAGCGGGGAGACCTCGGACACGGTCGACCCGGCGCGGGCGGGCCGGCTGCACATCCTCGAGGTGCAGCGGTTGATCCGTTTCATGCCGAAACCCGTGGTCGCCGTGGTGCCCGGCTGGGCCGCGGGCGGCGGGCATTCGCTGCACGTCGTGTGCGATCTCACCCTCGCCTCGGCCGAGCACGCGCGGTTCAAGCAGACCGACGCGGACGTCGGCTCGTTCGACGCCGGCTACGGCTCGGCGGGCCTCGCCCGGCAGGTCGGACAGAAGTTCGCGCGGGAGATCTTCTTCCTCGGCCGCGACTACACCGCTGAGCAGATGCACCGGATGGGCGCGGTCAACGAGGTCGTTCCGCACGCCGAGCTGGAGCGGGTCGCGCTCGAATGGGGCTGGACGATCATCGGCAAGTCGCCGACCGCGCAGCGGATGCTGAAGTACGCGTTCAACGCGATCGACGACGGGCTCGTCGGGCAGCAGCTGTTCGCCGGCGAAACCACCCGGCTGGCGTACATGCAGGACGAGGCCGTCGAAGGCCGCGACGCGTTCCTGGAGAAGCGCGACCCGGACTGGTCCGACTACCCGTACTACTACTGAGAAGGTCGTTCGCCGTGCACGTGGTGTGGCTCGACGGCAGCGCCGACGCGCTGACCGCCCTCGACGCGGCCCTGGCGGCTGCCCTCGACGGCGGTCCGGCGGTGCTGCCGCTGAACTCGGCGGATCCGTCGGCCCCGGCGCTGCTCGAGGCGATGGCCCCGGAGCAGCCGGTCGAGCCGGACACCGCCGTGGTGATCGCCACGTCCGGGTCCACCGGAGCGCCGAAGGGAGTGCTGCTGTCGCCGCGAGCGCTCACCGCGTCCGCGACGGCCACGCACGCCCGGCTCGGCGGCCCCGGGCACTGGCTGCTCGCTACGCCCGCGCACTACATCGGCGGCCTGCAGGTGCTGATCCGGGCGCGGCTGGCAGGCACGAAACCGGCGTTCCTCACCGGCGTCGGCTTCCGTCCGGACGAGTTCGCCGCCGCGGCCGCGCCCGTGCTGGCGGAAAACGGCCCGCGCTACACCGCGCTTGTGCCGACCCAGCTCGTCCGGCTTCTCGATGACGGGGGCGCTGGCCTGGCCGCCGCGAAGGCGTTCGACGGAATCATCCTGGGCGCCGCCGCCACCTCGCCGAAGCTGCGCGCGCAAGCGGCCGAGGAAGGTGTGCGGATCGTTCCCTCGTACGGGATGAGCGAGACCGCCAGCGGCTGCGTCTACGACGGCATTCCGCTCGACGGCGTCCGCGTGGAACCCGACGCCGACGAGCGGCTGTGGATCTCCGGCCCGGTCCTGTCGCACGGCTACCGTCTCGCGCCGGAACTGACCGCAGAGTCGTTCCGGGACGGCTCTTTCCGTACCTCCGACCGCGGCCGCCTGCTGCCGGACGGCCGGGTCGAGGTGCTCGGGCGTGCGGACGACGTGATCAACACCGGCGGGGTCAAGGTGTCCGCCGCCGCGATCGAACGCCTGCTCGGCGCCCAGCCCGGGGTGCGAGATGCATGTGTCGTCGGCATTCCCGATCCGCAGTGGGGCGAGGCGGTGGTCGCGATGGTGGTGGCCTCGGCAGACGAGGCCGCTTTGCGAGCCGCCGTGCGCGCTGAGATGGGTGCCGCCGCGACGCCGAAACGCATCGAGTTCGCCGACGCGCTCCCCTTGCGCGGTCCGGGAAAGATCGACCGCCAGGCAGTGGTCGCCGCCCTCCGAACGCGCTGAACGGGTTCACCGAACGGGTGAAGATCGCATGGCGTTGAATGGACCCCATGGCGACAGTCAGTGAGTGGATCGAAGGCGCGCGGCCGAGGACGCTGCCGAACGCGATCGCGCCGGTCGTGGCCGGGGTCGGGGCGACGATCGCGCTCGACGCGTTCTCCTGGTGGCGTTCGCTGCTCGCGCTGCTGGTCTCGCTGTCGCTGATCATCGGCGTGAACTTCGCCAACGACTACTCCGACGGCATCCGCGGCACCGACGAAAACCGCGTCGGCCCGCTGCGTCTCGTCGGCTCCGGCGCGGCGAACCCGAAGGCCGTGCTGCGCGCCGCCCTCACCGCTCTCGGCCTCGCCGGCGTGCTGGGCCTGACGCTCGTCGCGTTGAGCGGGTATTGGTGGCTGCTCGCGATGGGCGCGCTGTGCATTCTCGGCGCGTGGTTCTACACCGGCGGCAAAAAGCCTTACGGCTACTACGGTTTGGGCGAACTCGCGGTCTTCGTCTTCTTCGGCTTGGCCGGTGTCCTCGGCACGGTCTACGTGCAAGCTGGTCGCGTCAGCTGGGATGCGCTGGGCTGCGCCGTGGCCGTCGGCTCGTTCTCGATGGCCGTGCTGGTGGCGAACAACCTCCGCGACATCCCCACCGACATCGAGTCCGGCAAACACACCCTCGCGACCCGCATGGGCGACGGCGGCACGCGCAAGCTTTACCTGACCCTGGTGACGGTGCCGTACGCGCTCACCGTGCTGATGGGCGTCTGGCACCCGCTGCTGTTCATCACGTTCGTGACCGCGCCGCTGCTGCTGAAGCCGATCAAGGCCGTCGGCGGTGGCGGGAAGGGCCGGGAGCTGATCCCGGCCCTGCGCGACACTGGCATGGCGATGCTGGCGTGGGCGGTGCTGAGCGCGGTCGCGCTGGCGCTCTAGCGACCGCTGCGGTAGCGGCCCGGCGTGGTCCCGATGACGGCGGTGAACGCCGCGATGAAGCCGCTGGGATTGGCCCAGCCGCAGGCATAGGCGGTGCGGACGGTGTCGTGGCCGTCGGCGAGCAGTACCAGCGCGTGGTAGATGCGGAGCTGGGTGCGCCACTCGTAGAAGGTCATGCCGAGCTCGTCGTGGAACAGCCGGCTGAGGGTGCGTGAGCTGGCTCCGATCGACTTCCCGAGCTCGGCCAGCGTGGCGTTGTCCGCAGGATTCTCGTGCAGCCGCTCAGCAATCGCCCGCAGCCGGTCGTCCTGCGGCGCGGGCAATTGCAGCGGCGGGTCGGGTGCTTCGCGGAGTTCGTCGACGAGGACCCGGTGTAGGCGGGCGAGTGCGGAGCCGCGGTAGCCGGAGCCCTCGTAATTGCGGGGGCCGGTCAGCGCGAGCAAGACCTCGCGGGCCAGGCCGGAGGTCCGGAACACGGCCGGCCGGTCCGAGATGAGCCGGGCCAAGGACGGCTCGAGAAAGACGATCCGGATGTCGGTGTCGCCGTGGGCACGGTGGAAATGCGGGAACCCGGCGGGCGTCCAGGCGACTCGGTTGGCGGGCGCGAGCGACGTGCCGTACTCGGTCTGCACGACAAGAACGCCGCGGGCCGCGTAGACCAGATGTCCCCGCTCGTGCGACTGCAGCTCGCTGGTTTCGCCGGACGGCCAGAGATGCCTGCCGCCGGAGGGCCACAGGTAGGAAGTGGTTTGGCGGGGAACAGGCATCAGATGGCATTCTAGCGTTAACAAGCCACGCGGAGTTCTTGAAAGGCTTTCTCCCGAGAGATTCCGTTGCGGCTCAAGGGAGAAATGCATGTCGACGTTCGTTCTCGTCCCCGGCGCTTGGCACGGCGGCTGGGTCTTCGAGGAGGTGGTGCCGCTGCTGGAGCGCGCGGGACACACCGTGCACGCCCTGACCCTGACCGGTCTGCGGCCGGACGACGACGCCGCGACCGTCGCGGGAGCCAACCTCGACACCCACGCCGAGGACGTACTGGCACTACTCGACCGAGCCAACATCACCGACGCAACACTCGTCGGCCACAGCTACGGCGGGTTGGTGATCGCCGCCGCGGCCGACCGAGCCGGAGGCCGGGTCTCCCGGGTAGTGCATCTCGACGCCTACGTGCCTCGTGACGGCGAATCGTGCTGGTCCTCCACCACCGAGGCGTACCGGCAGGCATTCGTGGCCGGCGCCGCGGACACCGGATACGCGGTCCGTCCGCCGGAACGCGACGGCCGGGATGCCCGCCGCCGTCCGCATCCGCTCGCTTCGCTGCTCCAGACGATCCGGCTCACCGGGGAGTTCGCCAAGGTTCCCCGGCGCGAGTTCGTCTACTGCTCCGGCTGGGAAGGCACGCCCTTCACCGAACTCCGGAACCGGCTCGAAGCCGACCCGCAGTGGCAGGTCCACGTTCTCCGCACCGCCCACAACGCCATGCGCGAAGACCCGGAAGGCGTCGCGAAACTGCTGCACGACTAGACCTTCGAACCCGGCCGGTGAGCAGGAACTCGCCGGTCCATCCCCTGCTCGCCGAGCCATTCGGCTGAAGCGGATCAGGGAGGTCGGGCGGTGGCGGCAAGGGCCGGGAACTGATCCCGGCCCTGCGCGACACCGGCATGGCGATGCTGACCTGGGCGATGCCGACCCGGGCAATGCTGGCCTGGTGGGGCCGACCAGGACGGGACTGGCCTGGGCGATGCTGGGTTGGCGATGCCGACCCGGGCAATGCTGGCCCGGGCGATAACGACCCGGGCGATGCTGGCCCGAGCGATGCTGGCCCGAGCG
Encoded here:
- a CDS encoding M1 family metallopeptidase; translation: MRSRTRAGIGAVAAGVATVLLAGTASAVPAPGAPGVGDPYYPNAGNGGTDVQHYDIRVSYQPETDVLSGTTTLLLTATQDLSRFDLDFALKASNVLVNNRPAQFANQNGDGELVITPAQPLLKGQSATVVVSYSDSPSTEKVGGLNTWKKGAFGALGVDEPQSAQWWFPSNDHPTDKATYDVSIEAPDGLSAITNGTLVRKTKKRAGWTRWNWRSTKPQATYLTSFIVGKYDVVQSTTPDGKPFITAYGADLGDSLDAAKASVERTPEVDEFLASKFGPYPFEAEGGVVTSGITFSLENQTRPTYGARNFAAGSNTTLIAHENAHQWFGDNVSLGKWSDIWLNEGFASYAEYLWSEHQGEGTTAELAQYAYDSYAADDPFWQVLPGDPGEPKQFDRAVYDRGAMAVQALRKTVGDDAFFSILQQWQVAKAGKAAVIPDFVALAEKVSGKPLQELFQTWLFTKGKPAVGPNGTVAARAFAAAPAKPKAWDQIQANHRALAEADRH
- the menE gene encoding o-succinylbenzoate--CoA ligase — translated: MHVVWLDGSADALTALDAALAAALDGGPAVLPLNSADPSAPALLEAMAPEQPVEPDTAVVIATSGSTGAPKGVLLSPRALTASATATHARLGGPGHWLLATPAHYIGGLQVLIRARLAGTKPAFLTGVGFRPDEFAAAAAPVLAENGPRYTALVPTQLVRLLDDGGAGLAAAKAFDGIILGAAATSPKLRAQAAEEGVRIVPSYGMSETASGCVYDGIPLDGVRVEPDADERLWISGPVLSHGYRLAPELTAESFRDGSFRTSDRGRLLPDGRVEVLGRADDVINTGGVKVSAAAIERLLGAQPGVRDACVVGIPDPQWGEAVVAMVVASADEAALRAAVRAEMGAAATPKRIEFADALPLRGPGKIDRQAVVAALRTR
- a CDS encoding alpha/beta fold hydrolase, which translates into the protein MSTFVLVPGAWHGGWVFEEVVPLLERAGHTVHALTLTGLRPDDDAATVAGANLDTHAEDVLALLDRANITDATLVGHSYGGLVIAAAADRAGGRVSRVVHLDAYVPRDGESCWSSTTEAYRQAFVAGAADTGYAVRPPERDGRDARRRPHPLASLLQTIRLTGEFAKVPRREFVYCSGWEGTPFTELRNRLEADPQWQVHVLRTAHNAMREDPEGVAKLLHD
- the menD gene encoding 2-succinyl-5-enolpyruvyl-6-hydroxy-3-cyclohexene-1-carboxylic-acid synthase, yielding MNPSTAQARVIVDELVRNTVSHVVLCPGSRNAPLSIALYDAAASGRLKLHVRIDERGAAFLALGIAARTGRPAAVVCTSGTAAANFHPAVLEADRAGVPLIVLTADRPPELRSAGASQVINQYELYGDAVRYFDELAVAERRAGQNSYWRSQICRAWNAAYGEWRCGPVHLNIPFREPLVPDLDDDGQWYESLEGRPDGERWTELPDFGALPSFVVPSARHGLVIACDTGAQAASEWAEQHGWPVVSETGGLGLSGATAMSSGAWLLGVEEFISRHRPEQVLCLGRPTVFRQVQKVLSDPEVEVLLVRPDSDWPAPAHNVRQVGQWFAEPTKPADPEWLASWQRADAAASQAVSTALAAEPWPSGVRVATELVDALPEGALLVVGSSNPTRDVALAGRLRPDVLVHRNRGVAGIDGTVSTAIGAATVHRAPSYALLGDLTFLHDASGLLTGPAEQLPDLTIVVLNDDGGGIFSLLEQGAPEHSASFERVFGTPHGADLGALCAGYRVPHVVAETVEEFRAALQPAPGLRVVEVRVDRAQHRNLHARLKSAVAEAVGTV
- a CDS encoding 1,4-dihydroxy-2-naphthoate polyprenyltransferase, which gives rise to MATVSEWIEGARPRTLPNAIAPVVAGVGATIALDAFSWWRSLLALLVSLSLIIGVNFANDYSDGIRGTDENRVGPLRLVGSGAANPKAVLRAALTALGLAGVLGLTLVALSGYWWLLAMGALCILGAWFYTGGKKPYGYYGLGELAVFVFFGLAGVLGTVYVQAGRVSWDALGCAVAVGSFSMAVLVANNLRDIPTDIESGKHTLATRMGDGGTRKLYLTLVTVPYALTVLMGVWHPLLFITFVTAPLLLKPIKAVGGGGKGRELIPALRDTGMAMLAWAVLSAVALAL
- a CDS encoding 1,4-dihydroxy-2-naphthoyl-CoA synthase, whose amino-acid sequence is MDDARVSELFDPAAWSEVEGFSFTDITYHRSRDARSGKRVVRIAFDRPEVRNAFRPHTVDELYRALDHARMSSDVGCVLLTGNGPSPKDGGWAFCSGGDQRIRGRSGYQYASGETSDTVDPARAGRLHILEVQRLIRFMPKPVVAVVPGWAAGGGHSLHVVCDLTLASAEHARFKQTDADVGSFDAGYGSAGLARQVGQKFAREIFFLGRDYTAEQMHRMGAVNEVVPHAELERVALEWGWTIIGKSPTAQRMLKYAFNAIDDGLVGQQLFAGETTRLAYMQDEAVEGRDAFLEKRDPDWSDYPYYY
- a CDS encoding helix-turn-helix transcriptional regulator, with the protein product MPVPRQTTSYLWPSGGRHLWPSGETSELQSHERGHLVYAARGVLVVQTEYGTSLAPANRVAWTPAGFPHFHRAHGDTDIRIVFLEPSLARLISDRPAVFRTSGLAREVLLALTGPRNYEGSGYRGSALARLHRVLVDELREAPDPPLQLPAPQDDRLRAIAERLHENPADNATLAELGKSIGASSRTLSRLFHDELGMTFYEWRTQLRIYHALVLLADGHDTVRTAYACGWANPSGFIAAFTAVIGTTPGRYRSGR